Below is a genomic region from Methylobacterium sp. FF17.
TCTCGTTTGTTTGAGTTATTACATGTGCAGCGGTGATACCGAATCCTCTCTTTCCGATAAGAAAACTTGTTCCTGCAAGATAGGAACTGCTTTCTAAAGCAACTTCATTTTCGAATTTGAGATTACAAACTGGGAGCACAAAGTCGTATATAGGCCTAATACCAGATGGATGCTTCACGCTATCTCCAGAATCAATTGGCCGGCAGGGAAATTTGCAACACTTCCCACTGCGTAGCCGTGCGCACAGCCGGTCATATCAGCCATTCTTGAAATACCATAGTCTCACCATCTGCTGTTTCGCGTTTTCTCTAATGGCAAAATAATAGACGCCCGTGACCTAGCCGAGGCCGTACCCTCGGAAGGTTTTGTCTTAGCACATGCCGGTAAGGACTAGGTGTGCAGTCCCGCAGTGTGGTGGCATCAGTTTAGCTGAGATCACTGCATGCCGGGAGGCGCTATGGGACCGGTTCTGAGATCAGTCCGAGGTCAGCGTCAGGGCGCCGATGGCGAAGCTAACGGGATCGCCTGCCGACACCGATTTCGAGGCCGTCAAGGCGCCGGAGAACAGCTTGTTGCCCCCGCTCGCTGCGTCGAACACCGCGTAGTGGCTGACGGTGGCCGGTGCCGCAGCGCTGCCGAAATCGACCAGCGCCGTGTTGGCGATCGTTCCGGCGGCGTTCGGCGCGCCGAAGGTGGCGCTGGGGCGTCCCGCCGCGCGGATGGTGGTGGTGACCTCCGTCCCGCCCGTGGCCGCGTCCGTCGGGTC
It encodes:
- a CDS encoding phage tail fiber protein, with amino-acid sequence MPGFSDYVENATLNWLRGTAMPTAPAGMFVGLFSSDPTDAATGGTEVTTTIRAAGRPSATFGAPNAAGTIANTALVDFGSAAAPATVSHYAVFDAASGGNKLFSGALTASKSVSAGDPVSFAIGALTLTSD